In Myripristis murdjan chromosome 23, fMyrMur1.1, whole genome shotgun sequence, the DNA window GGTAAATTGTGGTTCATGATATCAACAGGCCATGTCACAGTAACCTGACTTTTAGTAAAGGTTCAGACATGCAATAAAAAAGCATGCAGAAAAGCAGAGTTTCAATAGTCATAATAATAGAGCAGAGTAATAATAGAACAGGCTTTGGTGATTTGGTGCACTTTGCGGGAAAAGGAGCAAAAATGGAGCTGAGGAGGTCTCCTCGCCCTCACGTTGCAGCTCAACGTGACTTGGGCGGTGGGAGCGCTGCCAGAGCAAAACGTGATGCAAGCACTACACGAGAATGTGTGTCACATTTGAGCGAGAAGGGGAAATGGCCGCCATTGCCAAGATATTTGACCTACTTCTGGCTGCGCTGAAGGAGAAGCGCGCACAAGGGCGCAGTTGAGCACAGGAGCAACAAGTTGGAAACGGGAGTCTGCACAAAGTTTCACCGGATCTCTGCATCATGATAACAGGGTAAGCAAACTATTTATCACCActaaacacacatttatttatgcacTAAACGAATTATTTGCAAGTtgatgcgttttttttttttcattattcttgAATGCACTTTAAATATCTTTCCATGCACTTGCGCTGCAGCAGTGCAGTCCCTGCCTGTGAGAAATGGGCGTTTTATTGCCCTAATAAATAATTGCGATAATGTTTACCCCCCGGCTGCGCTCCAACACTGTTTTGATGGGAACCACGTGACCTGATTCGACTAGGACGTCCCCCTGTCTTCGTACCAGGGCCATAACAAACAAGTTGCAGATAAGGCGACAAGAGAGCACCTCTGTGGGTAGTGGTCACGACAACTTTTCAACGtgacattgtttatttttgccactCCGGACTGTCTGGAACACCTTGGCTTCGTACCTTTGGCATCATACGTGCGCATCGCTTTGGCACGACAAGCAGATCTGAGAAACTTTACTTTCCCGAGTGTTTTCTTTCGACGCTGATGGTAAGGCAAAcgctcttcttttcttttatttaaaacttATATCTTGacgcttgtattttttttttattattattattttgcttcattcattttgttttctgcatgcAGTCTTGTTTGGCTGTTTTGAGTTGACTTCTGCATTTATTCGCTTATTTATTCGGTTAAAAGACAGAATACACGGAGCGAGTCGTCGTGCAATTCATTAATTGACAATTACGCGTAAAGGAGAAGCTGCGCAAGTGCATGTTTTAATCAGAGTGACTGTTATTCTGGCTGTCGTGCGCATTTATTTGGAAGGTTAGTCGAGTTCTTTGGAAAGTTGTGGCCCGTTTCTGCGTAGCATCTCATTGACCCACATCCCATGTAATGAGCCTGTCAGTGTAAGTGCGTCATGTGAGGGTTTTTCTTCACCGACTTCGCTCATCTTGTGAAAGTTGAGGTTTAGTTTCTGACACTGTTTGGTTGAACTTTACTGCACGATGCTCTGGCATTCTGGTACTCATTGTTGATCCGCGTATTTTTTCACCCAGTCGAGGTTGATTTGAAGGGTTTGGGGCAGATGCAGCGGCTGGTTTTCTCGGTGTTTTTCTGGATGTGGGAGCTCCGCGGTGGAAACCTGATCTGCATACCGCGCCCACTTCATTTTCGACGCAAACAACTTTCACTCGGACAAAATTAAGGCGACTGTTTGGTTAACTGAAGCAAATGTGGTTCACAGGTGttactgctgcaaaatgaatgagtttttatcttgcaagtttaaaaaaagattttttttaagatatgttGGTTAAATCTAAAACGAACAGCTGATTAGACGAATTATTCACTGAAAATACGAAGCCGCTTGCTTTAACTCGCCTACTGTGATTTTCAACATGAATCTAATGAAATCACCTTGAATGTATGAATAGGTAGACATCGGGAAATTGTAAATGTCTTGTGAAAGCTCAGATCCCCTCGGTGTTAGATTCTGTAGATGTCAAACAATTGCGCAACGCTCCGCCCGGAGCGTCAACCCCCAACCCAACCCCCCAGTGTTATTCAGTCCGGCCTGGAgagctgctgcctctgcctctgcctcaaACTGGAGCACACAGGCCTCTGTGTTCATCCTtgacatttttcctccttttgttGTCAGGTGTGAACCCTGAAACCACCAGATATGAATAACATCCCTCATAGAGCCTAAAGGCATAACGCCCGTAGGCTACATGACGCTCTAAATAAAGAGTAGAGTATTTATTATCCCCGAGAGGCAATTTGTACTTCTCACGAGCAGCAGCAAAATTTGTGCAAAAGTGGGAAGTTACGATTAAAATGATGATTGAGCTTCTGCTTATATAAAACAGTGGCAGggtaacaaaagaaaaacatcaaaatagaCAGAAAACGAGCAATAAAGCATTGCCTTTAAACAGAATCCTGCTCTTTAACGTGTTTATTGTTTAATGAGCAGTTTTATGCTCTTAAATAATGTGTTGTTTGTCATATCCCACAAAACTGATATCAATAGGTCTCCGAGATATCATCTTGTTTTATTACCTACATGGAAGGCTGATAAAGTACTGAACAGACAGTCCAGTGGCTGTAAAGCTATTTCTAGGAGGTGAAATAAAATGTAGGAGGAAAAATCTGGATGCTGAGGAGGAACTTCATGCAAATCTATTAGAGTCTGAGACTACGGATAAAGTCTGGAAGGAAATAGCCTTTATTTTTCACCACGGTGCAAAGTGATTGTCTTAGTCTTGGCAGGGCTACGTGAGCAATTGAAAGAGAAACCTTACCACTCTGAACTTGGACATGTTTAATGTAGAATCAATGTGGATGAAATGACTTGTAGTTGAAATACAATGCAAACAGGCAGCATTCCCAGAACCCAAACAGTCACCCTCTAATTGGATATGATCGAGAGCAGCAGGGTAGGATTTTCCCAGCTGAGGGAGAACATTCCTCATGAGAACATGGTCTTTTTCTCCTTGTGACCTTCACTGGTGACCTCTGACTGCGAGACACCAGTGCAGGTGGGGAGTCAGGTTCATTTTGACACGGCAGGGCAGGGCATGTTTTTGGAGATTTATTTGGTGTTCATTCACTTACCTGTTCCTGAAGTAATTACACAGCCAGTGGGTTAGGGCACATGTGCATTTgatcacataaaacacaaaagcacagagGGCAAATGctgatgtgtgggtgtgtgttttagcaCTTAAAGGattgtatttttacatgtaatctGTGCCAGTAAATCCAGATCACACCTCATTGAAACTCTGCAGGCCGAACAGATCTAACGCTAAACCTCTGccctttctgttttgtgtgtgtgtgtgtgtgtctgtgtgacaggGACATGGCAATGGCCGCACCATCAACATCGACAGCAGTAGCCACTGTGGCATCTGATGTGGAGCGCTCTCACCTGGGGGGCATCGAGGCCCTGAAGATGAAGGTGGGCCCGGTGAGGAGAAACCTGTTTGGGCCCGTCGACCACCGCCAGCTGCAGCAGGACTTCGAGAGGCTGCTGTGCATGAGCGTGGAGGTGGCCAACAAGCGCTGGAACTTCGACTTCCAGAGCGACCGGCCGGCGCCGGGCTCCAGTGTGGAGTGGGAGGAACTGAGGTGCCAGGATGTGCCGGCGTTCTACCGCAGCTGCACGTTGAGGCGCGTGGCTCGGCCCGGAGTCGGAGTGATAAAGGCCACCAGGCGGCCGTCGTCCTCGTCGAGTGGCGAGGGCTCCCCGGCGTCCAGCAGCTCGTCTGGCTCTGGGGACGAGTATTTGGAAGGCTGCTACCGATTCCAGCGGCCCGGCAAACGCAGGCAGTCTGCCATCACAGGTCAGTCAGCAGCTGATCATGGGACCAGAACCAGATCGCTTTACGtacataaaaaattaaatgttggACATTTTAGAAGAAGAATGTTAAACTGAATTCTTTTGTATTGTTGGGTTGGGTGATTCAACCACCAGGGGGCAATATTTAGACTGAACAATAACACTATTCATTTTGAATATCACCCGAGCCTCTAATGAGCTCAATCATGGTGATATGATATATTGTTAAACATGTTTTGGAGAAGTTTTAATATGCAGCTGTATGTTGTTAGTGTCCCAGCAGCTtttctgacttgttttcttCCTGCCCCGTGCAGATTTCTTcaaggtgaagaggaggaggcttcTGCATTATAAGGAAACTTCTCGGCAGTAGAGAAGCGCAGAAACCCAGCGGGGGATCACCCAGTGGTCGCCGTCCCTGTATAAGTCacctcacataaaaaaaattatcatgTATATATGTAGCAATTTCTAACTGACTGTCCACAAGCTCGTATAGCTTGGGCTTAAAAACTCCTCCAACACCACATACCTTAGTTTTTCAGCACAATGAAGCTACCATCCTCTCGGCCGAGCAAGCGCAGTCGTATGAAACGGTTTTTGTATGTAAAATAATTCTATATTTTGTAATGTCGTCGAAGCTTATATTGTCTTCTCAGCTTTTGATTATACTGTGAAATGATTTGAATGCACTCTTGTCAGGAAACAACCAGAAACGGGCTCTATTTCTGAGAGGTTAATTTTGTTCTGAAAGGGCCTcatgtagggttttttttttttttttccaggcccTGACCTCAGTCCTCAACCCTTCTTCTCTCTATCTCGTCAAACCCATGAGAGGTTTTGATTAGATGAGTTACTATTCCTGGCCtcgcccccccacacacacacgcacacacacactcacagccttTCGTCTCACCCCATGGCTCGAAAAGCTTTTCAGCCGCGTGAGTCGAGGCAGGGGTCAAACCATCACCCAGGGTCAAAATTGGCAGCGTGTCTGTGATTAGTTTCAGGCTAAAGGTCAACGGTGGAGGTTCAACGATGAGGTAATGCGGCCTTCGTGCGCCACGGCGACTTAAActctaacaataataataattctaataataatatttcaaatgtgactttatggtttatttattgCAAACGGTGCAAGGTCACCGtcgagaaaataaaaattaaaaaaaaaaaaaaaaaaaaatacaccagcaaTGCGTAAAGCGAGGTAAGATAAGGTGTTTATGGAACCCTGTGCCATTGCCCCAAAATGATGCATTATAGATGATAAAACCAGAGTCATAATGACTCATATACACTCCACCGTTGCCACTTTCTCTCTTggataatataaaatattggCTTCTCTTTCCTCCCAATTAAGCAAACATAATTTAGAAAGTGCAAATTCCAACATGGTGTCCAAACTAtattttattccctttttttgctttgtattATTTGCATAATGGGGTCGTAAAAAATctatttaggttttttttttcctttggtaaCAGACCAGAACATACCTTATGtatatgttttatgttattGTCAGCTTCATGCTTTTAACGATGTAGCATCTTCCACTCTCGTCTCTATGTGATGTCAGACTTATGGGTTTTGAACATGCCTCCTTTCTTTCTATGCAGGGAATGTAGcgtctgtttttcactgtttcagcTTAGAGCAGTCAATCTAGCGGCATCACATTTGCATCGTGTACATATTCTTATGTATATGTACGCACTTGGCACGCATGCGCTTGTATGATTGTGTGCGCTTGCGTGTGGCCGTTCTGGTTTGCGCATATTTTGAGGTTTTCACATGTTGTAAATATACCCTGCTGTGGCAGCTGAGGCAGTTGAACCAAAGAGGAATTGCTGTGCCATGTTAATCGAAAGACATAATTTACAAGTTTGTCACTCGCTGCTGCTTGACTGAGCAGTTATGTGCCACGTCAGACCTCAAACACAACAGGATCTTCATGTTTATCTAATGCAAATACActaaaaaagaaactggactGAAAAATGTCTCAGATGTGGCAGTATTTTTGTAGACTAAATTGCAAGCTTGACGTGATCCCTATCTGCTCAGCCAGCAGTTAAAAGTGACCCAAATAGGAAGTGCATACAGTAATTCTAGTTCTTGGATAAATAGCCATAATTTGGATGAACCTACTCCTACTACCTCATCAAGTGATTAAGTCAAAACAAGCAagttattactttttaaaaagaaaaaaaaaaaaaaacgaaaaatcaaacaaagccAGTCGGGCTCAGAAGTTGTTTGTAGCGTCTGCAGGCACGAgcgagagagacggagagaccGAAACAAGAGGGGTCTTATTATTCTGTTGTGGTAAAAGCTGTCGAGGTTGGGCGCTGCGTTTAGGGTTTCACATCAGGTAAAGgagtcagtgtgtcagtgcgGGGGCCCAGCGCCGCGCAGAGGAAACCCCCGCCCCAACCCCCCCGAGGGAGCCACAGGGCTTTGTTGTTTCCAGCTCTCCCTGCGTTGCTCTGCTTTGACGGCTTTCCCAGAAATAGACTGAGCAGGGGAATTgggggaagggggagggaaAGGGACGTTGTTTAATAGAAAAACTCCACAAGCAATGTCCCGGGCCGCTCGTATCAAAGGATTTGTCCGAGCAGACAAGTGGCCTGTGATCCACATGCCTTTTGTCTACTCCCTCGCAGCCACCCCGAAaagtctctccatctctctttaaCCAAACAACTGCCTCAGCCTCTGTGGAAAACCCGCCATCAAACTGTTTGTTCCTAATCATGTCAACACGGCGTCGGGTTGTTTCATGGTTCCACAAAGTTACACTCTTCACAAATGTCAAACATGTTGTGAAACGGCATAAATTGCAATGTTAAATTGTTTCAGATTCGTCAAGATtactttgtttgtctttttacatgtttttgtgtgtgtgtgtgtgacggcttTTTGTACGCGTGCGCCTGTCCTCTCAGCGTGTTCAAGACGAAACTTTCAAAGTCTATATTAACTTATTTTGAGTTTGTATCTCATTTGTTTGTAGGGAAATAATTATAAATGCCCTACTTTTGCTATAACTAACTGATTGTGTTATTTCTGAAACTATATCTTTGCACTACTTAAAACCTTTTTGACTAGAGAATTCTATAATTTTATGgttttctaaaaaaaacaacaacaaaaaacattcaaatcctCACAAATAGGCTGAGGAACAGAGTGGGCATATCTTGACATTTTGagagaaatttattttttattttatttttttttaaccagacaGTGTCACATCTGTCCTTAGGATTGCTTAGTAGGTTAGCATTCCTTCACCACAATGTGACTAGTCCCTAGTGGAAAAATTAGGAAAAGGAAAGACTAAAATAGAAATGTcaagacattttcttttaaaaagacATGTTAGTTCCAAATTGAACCtagtctgtctctccattcccAAACTTTGCTTTCCTAATTCACCTGTTGCAGCTATATCTAAAGTATAATGTTCTCTATTTTGTCCTTTATGCATGAATGGATGGTAATCTTTGTATACAGTTTGCGATAATTGTATGGTAATTTAATATTGGTTTATGTATCTTCGCAACATGTAAGAAGTGTAATTGTATGGGAACAAGTCATATCGTTTTGATTTGGTTAtatttgtaaagaaaatgtaaGAGATTTCATTATTGGTTTGTTGGTGCACTGTTGCCTTTTGTATTGTTAAGTTCATATAGTGTGCTCAAAATATTAAGATTTTAATAAATGATATTGATATAGAACACAGAAAACTGCTTTGACATTAATGTTTCCTTCATGTGTGAAACTGCTGGGAGATGCAAACAGGCTGCAAAATGGTTTCTCACTGCGTTAAGGGCACCACCTGGTGGCTCAAATGAGCACTGCACATCTTTAGTACCATAGTTAATAGTGATTTGCTCATAAAGATATTTATAAAAGGGACTTTTTTATACAGCTGGCAGTAATGTTCATAGTGTGGCTTTATGCAGCTATTAAACTATAAAGAAATGAGGGCATGAGGATAAGCTGCCAAGTTCAAGATGAAAAAGTTTCCAATGAAACAATAATTTCTTATCAGTTGTTGAAAACAGTTTATGGGTGCTTTGAAAGACAGGTGATAGCAGCACAGAATTTGCAAAAGGTAATTTGCTTTAATTCAAAACACCATGTACATTTACAGGAGTTAAAACTTTACGAgtgcacataaataaaaaaacaaaaaattaaaacatatacACCACAGATTGAGTTATACATTCAACTTAAACTTATTATACAATCTGTTACGTTAACTTGGCAAGTCGAGAGACGGCTGAGGTACAAGGCTCGCTTTAAGTCACATCACTCCAGGTTTAAAAGATCCCAGTTCAGCATAATGAGCCTCTCTCATACCAGTGATCATGATGAAATGCACTTATATTATCCTTCCTGGATGTTGAAAGCACTTAACATGATGATTCACAAATCTACATCCAGGGCAGCAAACTACCTCATGTCCACTGGCCGAAAACCCCCACAATTCACTGCTCGCTGTCAGTATTTTACCAGAAAACTAGATTTTAAGTACAGGACAGCGACTCAGTATGATGGTTGGCTAAGACATAATTTATGGCTGGTGGTTAGTGGTAATTTCCCACCCTGTTGATATCAGTACCTCTTTATCAGAATAGAGTTGACAATAATTTGACACAGATTTATAGTAAGGTGTTCCTCTAAGAGACGCCTCCCTCAaagaaacaagtaaacaaatgtacattttctgCTTCGTACCAGTAAAACTTGGTAAAAGTTGTGAAAAGCAGCTGGCCGGTTTACACCAGGAGACGTGACGTGTGTGCTTCAGTGTAAACCAAACGTGCAGAGGTGTGAGAAATCAAGACAAGAGGGAttttttaacagtgtgtgtgtgttcataaggATCTCTTGTGACTTTAGACACTAAAAGAGCTTCGGTCGCTGTAAACATTCCAGTCAACAGGAAGTGGAGTTGGAATGACTAACAAACAAGTCAGTGACACGTACACAGTACAGAGAGGACCCTGCCTCCCAAATGAAAAGGCTTTATAAGTACAGTCTCTCACCCTCATTACAGTGCACTATACACAACCGCAGGAGAGAGCGGCTCTCGAGCAGCTCCGAGGCGCAGTTTCCCAAAAGACTCTTAAAGGGACGATTCAGGTTTAAAAACTGagtcaataaaaagaaaaaaaaaaaaaaaaaaaaaacttctgcttGCTTTCTAGGGCATGTTGTGCTTCTGGCCACACCTAAGCAGGAACTGTGCCACTGACAGCTGCTGAAAGTACCTGCGGCCTCATCCCTGACTGGGTGCGGCCAGAAATGCAACATGCCTGACAGTTTTGgcctctagagggcagtgcagcagaagttttctgcCTTGCGTGACTTCATGTTGATTTACTCTTTCAAAGccaagatg includes these proteins:
- the cdkn1d gene encoding cyclin-dependent kinase inhibitor 1D isoform X2, translated to MITGDMAMAAPSTSTAVATVASDVERSHLGGIEALKMKVGPVRRNLFGPVDHRQLQQDFERLLCMSVEVANKRWNFDFQSDRPAPGSSVEWEELRCQDVPAFYRSCTLRRVARPGVGVIKATRRPSSSSSGEGSPASSSSSGSGDEYLEGCYRFQRPGKRRQSAITDFFKVKRRRLLHYKETSRQ
- the cdkn1d gene encoding cyclin-dependent kinase inhibitor 1D isoform X1, whose product is MSLSVDMAMAAPSTSTAVATVASDVERSHLGGIEALKMKVGPVRRNLFGPVDHRQLQQDFERLLCMSVEVANKRWNFDFQSDRPAPGSSVEWEELRCQDVPAFYRSCTLRRVARPGVGVIKATRRPSSSSSGEGSPASSSSSGSGDEYLEGCYRFQRPGKRRQSAITDFFKVKRRRLLHYKETSRQ
- the cdkn1d gene encoding cyclin-dependent kinase inhibitor 1D isoform X3 — encoded protein: MAMAAPSTSTAVATVASDVERSHLGGIEALKMKVGPVRRNLFGPVDHRQLQQDFERLLCMSVEVANKRWNFDFQSDRPAPGSSVEWEELRCQDVPAFYRSCTLRRVARPGVGVIKATRRPSSSSSGEGSPASSSSSGSGDEYLEGCYRFQRPGKRRQSAITDFFKVKRRRLLHYKETSRQ